One genomic segment of Arachis duranensis cultivar V14167 chromosome 4, aradu.V14167.gnm2.J7QH, whole genome shotgun sequence includes these proteins:
- the LOC107483654 gene encoding uncharacterized protein LOC107483654, producing MSRFLILPKHFASINPWPWLSLSLFSTRSSSSRSKGKSFTVSYLVGTCGFSPERAVSVSKRFSFKTSERPDTVIAFFRNIGLSQTSLFRVLQSMPQLLVASPERSLQPKIDFFKSKGFSTSDICKTIVNNPLILIRSVQVQIAPAFDFFDDMFPSRDKLIKAIIRNSSILYDFKIYVEPNIKLLREAGVPISHVIRLIEYCPRQLKANPKRFKEVLQEIKEMKFDPFKFQFVVAIYVNVTVGKSSLARRKGIYRKWGWTDGNIFAAFRNHPWCLVISDDKIEAIMDYLVNELGYSASSISSNPWVLSMSLKRRIIPRGSVILVLQSKGLGRKLGLGTIFRCNEEIFLNKFIFRHEKEADDLLKLYQANLGKEQVHKRKECND from the coding sequence ATGTCTCGATTTCTCATTCTACCCAAACACTTTGCTTCCATCAATCCATGGCCATGGCTTTCTTTGAGTCTCTTCTCaactcgttcttcttcttcaagatcCAAAGGCAAGTCTTTCACTGTCTCATACCTCGTTGGAACTTGCGGGTTCTCACCAGAACGTGCAGTTTCCGTTTCCAAACGCTTTAGCTTCAAAACAAGCGAAAGACCAGACACAGTGATTGCGTTCTTCAGGAACATTGGGTTATCCCAAACGTCACTGTTCAGAGTCCTCCAATCCATGCCACAGTTACTCGTAGCCAGTCCCGAGAGATCTTTGCAGCcaaaaatcgatttttttaaGTCCAAAGGGTTTTCTACCTCTGATATATGCAAGACCATTGTTAATAACCCTTTGATCCTCATCCGAAGCGTGCAGGTTCAGATAGCTCCCGCGTTTGATTTCTTCGATGACATGTTTCCCTCTAGGGATAAGCTCATCAAAGCTATTATCCGTAATTCGAGTATTCTCTATGACTTTAAAATATATGTAGAACCTAATATAAAGCTGCTTAGAGAAGCAGGAGTTCCTATTTCACATGTTATTAGGTTAATAGAATACTGCCCTCGCCAATTGAAGGCAAACCCTAAGAGGTTTAAGGAGGTATTGCAGGAAATTAAGGAGATGAAGTTTGATCCCTTCAAGTTTCAATTTGTTGTGGCTATTTATGTGAATGTAACCGTAGGAAAATCCTCATTGGCAAGAAGGAAAGGTATTTATAGAAAGTGGGGTTGGACCGATGGCAATATTTTTGCAGCATTTAGAAACCATCCGTGGTGTCTTGTCATCTCGGATGACAAGATTGAAGCAATCATGGATTATCTGGTGAATGAATTGGGTTATTCCGCTTCTTCTATATCTAGTAATCCCTGGGTGTTGTCCATGAGTTTGAAAAGGCGGATTATTCCCAGGGGTTCTGTTATTCTAGTTTTGCAGTCTAAGGGTCTGGGGAGGAAGCTGGGCTTGGGTACAATATTTAGGTGCAATGAAGAGATCTTCTTGAATAAGTTTATCTTCCGCCATGAGAAAGAAGCTGACGATCTATTGAAGTTGTATCAAGCTAATTTAGGAAAAGAGCAAGTCCATAAGAGAAAAGAATGTAATGATTAA